The sequence TATTATAAAATGTAAGCTTTGATTCTTACTTATTTGCGATATTTAAGTTGTTTTAGAAAATTTTAATGATATCTGATTATAATTTTAATTGTTATTAATATAATATGTATTAAAAATACATTAAAGTTTATAAAAAGCAACGTTTCATGCAATAGGTGTATGTCATAAAATATGAGAAAGTCAATATTAGAGATAATGCCAAGGATATTTGATTGATTTTGTTTTTTGTGTCTTTACTGTTTTTAGTAGATGGACTAATAAAAAGAAACAAGGAATCGATATAAATATTAAAAAGATGATAAAAAAGAATAAAATATAATGGATGGTGATGGGATGTAATAGTGGGGGAGTTGCGGGAGGAGAGGAAGGAAAGAATAAATTTTTGCAGTCATTAGTTAATGTAAGTAATGAATTTTTGAATGTTTTCACTTCATTTGGGGATATGGTAGGGAGTGTATTGGGATTAAATTTGGAGAGTAAGAAATCGGATGTAGGGAATTACTTTAAGAAGGTGCAGGAGACTGTACAAGGGATAAAGGATGGGCTTAATAAAATTGTTGCTAAAATGAAGGAAGAAAAGAATCCTAATGCAGAGGCTACTGAGAGTGCGGTAAAAAAATTGTTAAGTGAAACACTAGATAAGATAATTGGTGGAGCAAAGGCTGCAAGTGAGGCAATAGGAGATGCTAGTGAACCAATTGGTGCTGTTGCTGCTCAGAATAATGGAGGTACTGCTGGTGATATTAATAGTTTAGTAAAAGGAATTAAAGGAATAGTAGAAGTAGTACTTAAAGAGGGTAAACATGATGCTGGGGATGATAAGAAGGCTGAAAATCTTAGTGCAAGAACTGGTGTTGATGGAGAAGCTGGGAAATTATTTGGTGTTGGTGCTATTGCTGATACTGCTAATGCAAAGAAATCAGCGGCAGATGTATCAAAAGCAGTAGGAGCAGTGACTGGTGCTGATATTTTGCAGGCTATAGTTAAAAATGCTAGTGCTACTGTTGCTAATGCAAAAGATGGAACAATAGCAGGAGCTATGGCATTGCGAGCTATGGCAAAGAATGGTAAATTTGCTAATGATAATGCTGGAACTGCTGAAGTTACTACTGCAGTTAAAGGGGCTGCTGTTAGTGCAGTAACTAAGGCACTAGATATATTAACAATAGCAATAAGGAAGATAATAGATGCAGGACTTAAAGAAGTAAAAGCAGCAATGAAAATTAATACTAATGCTACTACTGTAGCATCTGAGAATAGTGGTTCTGGTGGTCAAAATAAATAGGCAAAGTTATGTAAGTAAATAATAAAAATAAAGTCATAAAGTGAAGATACTAAGAGTTAAGCTTTTGGTATCTTTTATTTTATAGTGTGTTAAATAGAAATATGTTACTTGATATGATTAATTTTATTATTTGTGATTTCTTTAAAATGTTCTAATTAAAAGTATTCAGTTTATTATATAAAATTGTACAAACAAAGATAATATGGTGATGGGATGTAATAGTGGGGGAGTAAAGGGAAAAGGGACAGGAGGAGGAGATGGGAGAGGATTAAGTGGAGCAATGATGGAAGTAGGGAGAAGTGCAGAGAATGCATTTTATGCATTTTTGGAGTTAGTGTCAGATGTATTGGGATTTAAAGTGAACACAACTACAAAGAGAGAGGATGTAGGAGTATATTTTAA comes from Borrelia hispanica CRI and encodes:
- a CDS encoding variable large family protein — its product is MVMGCNSGGVAGGEEGKNKFLQSLVNVSNEFLNVFTSFGDMVGSVLGLNLESKKSDVGNYFKKVQETVQGIKDGLNKIVAKMKEEKNPNAEATESAVKKLLSETLDKIIGGAKAASEAIGDASEPIGAVAAQNNGGTAGDINSLVKGIKGIVEVVLKEGKHDAGDDKKAENLSARTGVDGEAGKLFGVGAIADTANAKKSAADVSKAVGAVTGADILQAIVKNASATVANAKDGTIAGAMALRAMAKNGKFANDNAGTAEVTTAVKGAAVSAVTKALDILTIAIRKIIDAGLKEVKAAMKINTNATTVASENSGSGGQNK